One stretch of Tepidibacter hydrothermalis DNA includes these proteins:
- a CDS encoding anaerobic ribonucleoside triphosphate reductase yields MIENVKKRDGRVIGFSKDKIARAIFLSASEVAQKEGKTADYKIADKLADKALSLLTKQYMGQIPTVENVQDAVVKTLIKNGHAKTSESYILYRAERSRIRNSKTRLIQAIKEITFSDADNADIKRENANIDGNTAMGTMLQYGSAVSKEFCKQFVIKPNHSKAHDAGDIHIHDMDFLNMGTLTCCQIDISQLFEGGFSTGHGHLREPQDILSYSALAAIAIQSNQNDQHGGQSIPFFDYGLANGVKKTFKRSYIENIYKAISIEKDIEEDQIKIMINKVNEIEKSLNKEISLTIDEEINNKIKQELIKEYDLDEEKCSKIQKFASKEALRETNRKTYQAMEAFIHNLNTMHSRAGAQVPFSSVNFGTDTSEEGRMVSKNLLLSLEKGLGNGETAIFPILIFKVKEGINLNKEDVNYDLFKLACKVSSKRLFPNFSFIDAPFNLQYYKEGHPETEATYMGCRTRVVGNVCGEEIVTGRGNLSFTTINLPRLGIKHGKLKNKETDIEGFYKELQEKIDLVIDQLLERFEIQANKKVKNFPFLMGQGVWLGSKELSWEDDLREVIKQGTLTIGFIGLAECLKALIGEHHGESDHAQDLGVEIIKYMRDKMDEASEKYGLNFSLIATPAEGLSGRFTKIDKKEFGEIEGVTDRDYYTNSFHVPVYHKLSAFKKIEKEAKYHALTNAGHISYIELDGNPSDNIEAFESIVRAMKEAGIGYGSINHPLDRDPVCGFNGVIDDICPACGRKDGEDGIHFERIRRITGYLVGTVDRFNDAKRAEVKDRVKHN; encoded by the coding sequence ATGATTGAAAATGTAAAGAAAAGAGACGGTAGAGTAATTGGCTTTAGTAAAGACAAAATAGCAAGAGCGATATTCTTATCGGCTAGCGAGGTTGCACAAAAAGAAGGAAAAACAGCAGACTATAAAATAGCAGATAAATTAGCAGATAAAGCATTAAGCCTTTTAACAAAACAATATATGGGACAAATCCCAACAGTAGAAAATGTTCAAGATGCTGTTGTAAAAACTTTGATAAAAAATGGACATGCAAAAACTAGTGAGTCTTATATATTATACAGAGCGGAAAGAAGTAGAATAAGAAATTCTAAGACAAGACTTATACAAGCTATAAAAGAAATAACTTTTTCAGATGCAGATAATGCAGATATAAAAAGAGAAAATGCTAATATAGATGGAAATACAGCTATGGGAACTATGCTTCAGTATGGAAGCGCTGTATCTAAAGAATTTTGTAAGCAATTTGTTATAAAACCTAATCATTCAAAAGCACATGACGCTGGAGATATACATATACATGATATGGATTTTTTAAATATGGGTACACTGACTTGTTGTCAAATAGATATATCTCAATTATTTGAAGGTGGATTTTCAACAGGTCATGGTCATTTAAGAGAACCACAAGATATACTAAGTTATTCTGCTCTTGCAGCTATTGCAATTCAATCTAATCAAAATGATCAACATGGAGGTCAAAGTATACCGTTTTTCGATTATGGATTGGCAAATGGAGTGAAAAAAACATTTAAAAGATCATATATAGAAAATATATACAAGGCTATAAGCATAGAAAAAGATATTGAAGAAGACCAAATAAAAATTATGATTAATAAAGTTAATGAAATAGAGAAATCTTTAAACAAAGAAATTTCTTTAACTATAGATGAAGAAATAAATAATAAAATTAAACAAGAATTAATTAAAGAATATGATTTAGATGAAGAGAAATGCTCAAAAATACAAAAATTTGCAAGTAAAGAAGCTTTAAGAGAGACGAATAGAAAAACTTACCAAGCTATGGAAGCTTTTATACACAATTTAAATACAATGCATTCAAGAGCTGGAGCACAAGTACCTTTTTCAAGTGTTAACTTCGGAACTGACACAAGTGAAGAGGGAAGAATGGTTAGTAAAAACTTGTTACTTTCTTTAGAAAAAGGACTTGGAAATGGAGAAACAGCTATATTCCCAATTTTAATATTCAAAGTAAAAGAAGGTATAAACTTAAATAAAGAAGATGTAAACTATGATTTATTTAAACTAGCATGTAAAGTTTCATCAAAGAGATTATTCCCGAATTTCAGTTTTATAGATGCTCCATTTAACCTTCAGTATTACAAAGAGGGACATCCTGAAACAGAAGCGACTTATATGGGATGTAGAACAAGAGTAGTTGGAAATGTATGTGGAGAAGAAATAGTTACAGGTAGAGGAAATCTTTCATTTACAACTATTAATCTTCCGAGATTGGGAATCAAACATGGAAAATTAAAGAATAAAGAAACAGATATAGAAGGTTTCTACAAAGAACTTCAAGAAAAAATAGATTTAGTAATAGATCAATTACTTGAAAGATTTGAAATACAAGCAAACAAAAAAGTTAAAAACTTCCCTTTCTTAATGGGACAAGGTGTATGGCTTGGATCTAAAGAATTATCTTGGGAAGATGATTTAAGAGAAGTTATAAAGCAAGGAACATTGACAATTGGATTTATAGGACTTGCTGAGTGTTTAAAAGCATTAATAGGAGAGCATCATGGAGAAAGTGATCATGCTCAAGACTTAGGTGTTGAGATAATTAAATATATGAGAGATAAAATGGATGAAGCTAGTGAAAAATATGGATTGAATTTCTCTTTAATAGCAACTCCAGCTGAAGGATTAAGTGGAAGATTTACTAAAATAGATAAAAAAGAATTTGGTGAAATAGAAGGAGTTACAGATAGAGACTATTATACAAACTCTTTCCATGTACCTGTTTACCATAAGTTATCTGCGTTTAAGAAAATAGAAAAAGAAGCTAAGTATCATGCACTTACTAATGCAGGACATATAAGTTATATAGAGCTTGATGGAAATCCATCGGATAATATAGAAGCATTTGAAAGCATAGTAAGAGCTATGAAGGAAGCTGGAATTGGATATGGAAGTATAAATCATCCGCTTGATAGAGATCCTGTTTGTGGATTTAATGGAGTAATAGATGATATTTGTCCAGCTTGTGGAAGAAAAGACGGAGAAGACGGTATACACTTTGAGAGAATAAGAAGAATAACAGGATACTTAGTGGGTACTGTAGACAGATTTAATGACGCTAAGAGAGCTGAAGTTAAAGATAGAGTAAAACATAATTAA
- a CDS encoding pyridoxal phosphate-dependent aminotransferase, with amino-acid sequence MVSNKLKNITPSYTIGISSKVAKLQEKGLDISNLSIGEPDFNVPTKAKDVAINALNNNKTKYDSVSGVNELRHEIIKKLKSENNVDYDLDEIVVSSGAKHAITNTLISILNPGDEVLVPKPYWVSYPEMIKLCSGMPVFVDTDKKNNFKISVSDIKKHITPKTKMLFISNPSNPTGAIYTREELENIVDICIKNNIYILADEIYEKISYEGNFISIASLSNEAKDITITINGFSKSAAMTGMRVGYSASNKIIAKGISTVQGHLVSHPSTISQWCAYGALKYCSDDIDDMVKIYKQKRDLAIDMLSKIDCIDYVYPEGAFYMFIDISSLKSKLNYKDSFSVEFCDKLLSNNNVAAVPGIAFGMDDYIRISYACSEDNLITGIKGIEEFVNSLL; translated from the coding sequence ATGGTCTCTAATAAATTAAAAAATATAACCCCATCTTATACTATTGGTATCAGTTCTAAAGTAGCTAAGCTTCAAGAGAAGGGGCTTGATATATCCAATCTAAGTATAGGGGAACCAGATTTTAATGTACCTACAAAAGCAAAAGATGTAGCTATCAATGCTTTAAATAACAATAAAACTAAATATGATAGTGTTTCAGGTGTTAATGAATTAAGACATGAAATTATCAAAAAATTAAAATCCGAAAACAATGTAGATTATGATTTAGATGAAATAGTTGTTTCAAGTGGAGCAAAGCATGCAATAACTAATACTTTAATTTCAATATTAAATCCTGGTGATGAGGTCTTAGTTCCTAAACCATACTGGGTTAGTTATCCTGAAATGATAAAATTATGTTCAGGTATGCCAGTTTTTGTAGATACTGATAAAAAAAATAATTTTAAAATAAGCGTATCCGACATAAAAAAACATATAACACCTAAAACAAAAATGTTATTCATATCTAATCCATCAAATCCTACTGGAGCTATTTATACAAGAGAAGAGCTTGAAAATATAGTTGATATATGTATAAAAAACAATATATACATACTTGCAGATGAGATTTACGAAAAAATATCTTATGAAGGTAATTTTATAAGTATAGCATCTTTATCTAATGAAGCTAAAGATATAACTATAACTATAAACGGTTTTTCTAAATCGGCTGCTATGACAGGGATGAGAGTTGGGTATTCTGCTTCTAATAAAATCATTGCTAAGGGAATTTCTACGGTTCAAGGACATTTAGTTTCACACCCATCTACCATATCTCAATGGTGTGCCTACGGAGCATTAAAATACTGCTCAGATGATATAGATGATATGGTCAAAATATACAAACAAAAAAGAGATTTAGCTATAGATATGTTATCTAAAATAGATTGTATAGATTATGTATATCCAGAAGGTGCTTTTTATATGTTTATCGACATTTCTAGTTTAAAGTCAAAACTTAATTATAAAGATAGTTTTTCAGTCGAGTTTTGCGATAAGCTTTTATCTAATAATAATGTAGCAGCCGTTCCTGGAATTGCATTCGGAATGGATGATTATATAAGAATTTCTTATGCTTGTAGTGAGGATAATTTGATTACTGGAATTAAGGGTATTGAGGAATTTGTAAATTCATTACTGTAA
- a CDS encoding cobyric acid synthase gives MGKSIMLQGTASGVGKSLLTAAFCRIFKQDGLSVAPFKSQNMALNSFITKDGDEMGRAQVFQAEAAGLEPDVRMNPVLLKPTTDKKAQVIINGKVYDNMDAVTYHEFKPQLSNMIKDIYDKLANEYDAVVLEGAGSPAEINLRENDIVNMGMANLSDSPVVIIGDIDRGGVFASLAGTMLLLTEEERKRVKGVIINKFRGDVEILKPGIKMIEDIIKVPVLGVIPYSNLKIEDEDSLADRFRNQKSKDSGDVNVEVLYLPHVSNFTDFNVFETQEDVNLRYVMKGESIGDPDILIIPGSKNTIEDLIYLRESGLERQINDLHKKGKLIFGICGGYQILGKKLYDPQGVECGIKEIDGIGLLDIETTFEGEKITTQVEAVVQNNVRGLLTSLEGTKVEGYEIHMGRSVVGRESRSLNKMIKRMDENIDELEGAINLQGNVAGSYIHGIFDNISFTRGLLNNIRKTRGLDEIQSEVTSFKEFKEKEYDKLANIVRSNIDIDKIYSILKGE, from the coding sequence ATGGGAAAATCAATAATGCTTCAAGGAACAGCTTCGGGTGTAGGTAAGAGTTTGCTTACAGCTGCGTTTTGTAGAATATTTAAGCAAGATGGATTAAGTGTAGCGCCTTTTAAATCACAAAATATGGCTCTTAATTCATTTATAACAAAAGATGGAGATGAAATGGGACGAGCTCAAGTCTTTCAAGCAGAAGCAGCAGGGTTAGAACCTGATGTTAGAATGAATCCTGTACTTTTAAAGCCTACAACAGATAAAAAAGCTCAGGTTATAATAAATGGAAAAGTATATGATAATATGGATGCTGTTACTTACCATGAATTTAAACCACAGCTTTCAAATATGATAAAAGATATATACGATAAATTAGCAAATGAATATGATGCAGTTGTTTTAGAGGGAGCTGGAAGTCCTGCTGAAATAAATTTAAGAGAAAATGATATAGTAAATATGGGAATGGCAAATCTATCAGATTCACCTGTTGTAATAATTGGAGATATAGATAGAGGTGGAGTATTTGCATCCCTAGCAGGAACTATGCTACTTTTAACAGAAGAGGAAAGAAAAAGAGTTAAGGGAGTTATAATAAATAAATTCAGAGGAGATGTAGAAATACTAAAGCCGGGTATAAAAATGATTGAAGATATAATTAAGGTTCCTGTGCTTGGAGTTATACCGTACAGCAATCTTAAAATAGAAGATGAAGACAGTCTTGCAGATAGATTTAGAAATCAAAAATCAAAGGATAGTGGAGATGTTAATGTGGAGGTTCTATATTTACCACACGTTTCTAACTTCACAGACTTTAATGTTTTTGAAACACAAGAAGATGTTAACCTGAGATATGTAATGAAAGGGGAATCTATAGGTGATCCAGATATATTAATAATACCTGGAAGTAAGAATACAATAGAAGATCTTATTTATTTAAGAGAAAGTGGTCTTGAAAGACAAATAAATGATTTACATAAAAAAGGTAAGTTAATATTTGGTATTTGTGGAGGATATCAAATTTTAGGAAAAAAATTATATGATCCACAGGGTGTTGAATGCGGAATAAAAGAAATAGACGGAATAGGCCTTTTGGACATAGAAACTACATTTGAAGGAGAAAAAATAACTACACAAGTAGAGGCTGTTGTTCAAAATAACGTAAGAGGATTATTAACATCACTTGAAGGAACAAAGGTAGAAGGATATGAAATACATATGGGAAGAAGTGTTGTTGGAAGAGAATCTAGAAGTTTAAATAAAATGATTAAAAGAATGGATGAAAATATTGATGAGTTAGAAGGGGCTATAAATTTACAAGGGAACGTTGCTGGAAGTTACATACATGGAATATTTGATAATATAAGCTTTACAAGAGGATTGTTAAATAATATAAGAAAGACAAGAGGGTTAGATGAAATACAAAGTGAAGTCACATCATTTAAAGAATTTAAAGAGAAGGAATACGATAAATTAGCTAATATAGTAAGATCAAATATAGATATAGATAAAATATACTCTATATTAAAAGGGGAGTAA